A single genomic interval of uncultured Desulfobulbus sp. harbors:
- a CDS encoding J domain-containing protein, whose translation MYLARKETGPRQQSFVLRETYREGGVLFSRDLADLGSDPGRIFIYDDEASCHIDEKFLSHLQSLGVEINDAELEEIFFPFLDPYIKHRLQPFRSRNRYRNWRPADQELRRRALEETQALDRRRLHFLRLGRSAAATDTGDKGAALYTSLLDKSRDEIEQMIMQQELVLQPREYQSYLFTTFDLARFFSESYARTMPHALNPDRLDQIFLAEICRLAADAAFWQGYPAHLGLQPSLIRYLIMYFDGVPEQTPAWDRFARSGRSRRFRRSQFTPSEQVTRSQAFAIFGLSPVQLTSMRKRDLTRLYRQKALELHPDKGGDTEQFIRLTAAYEELLPSLQ comes from the coding sequence ATGTATTTAGCCCGTAAGGAAACCGGCCCCCGGCAACAGAGCTTTGTTCTTCGCGAAACCTACCGCGAGGGCGGTGTCCTGTTTTCCCGTGACCTTGCCGATCTCGGCAGTGATCCCGGGAGGATCTTCATCTATGACGACGAGGCCTCCTGTCATATCGACGAAAAATTCCTCAGCCATCTCCAGTCTTTGGGAGTGGAGATCAACGACGCGGAGCTCGAAGAGATCTTTTTCCCCTTTCTCGACCCCTACATCAAGCATCGTCTGCAACCCTTTCGCAGCCGCAACAGGTATCGCAACTGGCGTCCGGCCGACCAGGAACTGCGGCGGCGGGCACTTGAAGAGACCCAGGCCCTGGATCGTCGCCGCCTCCATTTTCTTCGTCTTGGCCGGTCCGCTGCCGCCACCGACACAGGCGATAAGGGCGCAGCCCTCTACACCAGCCTGCTTGATAAATCCCGCGATGAAATCGAGCAGATGATCATGCAGCAGGAACTGGTGCTCCAGCCCCGGGAGTACCAGAGTTACCTCTTCACTACCTTTGATCTCGCGCGTTTTTTTTCGGAGAGCTATGCCCGGACCATGCCGCATGCCCTCAACCCGGACCGGTTGGACCAGATCTTTCTTGCCGAGATCTGCCGCCTGGCCGCCGATGCGGCCTTCTGGCAGGGCTATCCCGCCCACTTGGGGCTGCAACCTTCCTTGATCCGCTATCTGATCATGTACTTTGACGGCGTACCGGAGCAGACGCCCGCCTGGGACCGATTCGCCCGATCGGGCCGGTCGCGCCGCTTTCGTCGATCCCAGTTCACGCCAAGCGAGCAGGTGACGCGCAGCCAGGCCTTTGCCATCTTTGGCCTGAGCCCCGTCCAGCTCACCTCCATGCGCAAGCGCGATCTCACCCGGCTCTATCGTCAGAAGGCACTGGAACTGCATCCGGACAAGGGCGGCGATACCGAGCAGTTTATCCGCCTGACGGCAGCCTATGAAGAGCTGCTGCCCTCCCTGCAATGA
- a CDS encoding response regulator encodes MRILVIDDDDQMRVLLRQVMEWAGYEVMEAEDGREGMQKQRKQPADLVITDLIMPEQEGLETIGLLRKEFPGTRIIAISGGGRIGPEAYLPAAQELGADRVFSKPFDVRELAGAVKELLGDD; translated from the coding sequence ATGAGAATTCTCGTCATTGACGATGACGATCAGATGCGGGTTCTACTGCGACAGGTGATGGAATGGGCCGGTTACGAGGTGATGGAAGCCGAGGATGGGCGCGAAGGCATGCAGAAACAGCGGAAACAGCCCGCTGACCTGGTGATCACCGATCTGATCATGCCCGAACAGGAGGGGTTGGAAACCATCGGCCTGCTGCGCAAGGAATTTCCAGGAACGCGGATCATCGCCATCTCCGGCGGCGGTCGTATCGGCCCGGAGGCCTATCTGCCCGCAGCCCAGGAACTGGGGGCTGACCGGGTCTTTAGTAAACCTTTTGACGTCCGTGAGTTGGCCGGCGCGGTGAAGGAGTTGCTTGGCGATGACTGA
- a CDS encoding ATP-binding protein: MLTLACLLLAIYALFTVLFYVIHLRPKLGAFGHDSSEAEGRADSPLVEAELQHALEQWQYTYDAIIDPVLILDADLHVVRANQAAQQLLSVNGSPIEGKKCHQLFAGSEETCPFCPVPSVRMERKSQQREQNFRYLGRTFSVSCSPLFAREEIVGFVYFAKDISVQRNLEKRLVHAHKLESIATLAGGIAHDFNNILGAILGNADLLLYRLPSPKQDRSAKEPVGPAISSEEIGEHIQAIRRAGTRAKELVTQILAFSRQSTNQRRNLLIAPVVKESCRLLRASLPATIEMRVSVAENVGMIYADPGQIQQVVMHLCTNAAQALKQQTGVIEISLRESETGKAEQLRYHNLAPGKYVVLTVKDNGRGMPAEMLERIFDPFFTTREVGEGSGMGLAVLHGIIVSHDGVIDVSSEVGKGSAFTVFFPRIHDEAEEDVDAATAMPRGTETILFVDDEEDIVTMRTRMLSYLGYRVLPATSPEQALSYFNSGQEQIDLVITDHTMPRMTGLQLATEIMTNFPNIPIILCSGYSEAVTLEEALDAGVRRFLAKPVDMRLLAIAIREILPNRNGGNL, translated from the coding sequence GTGCTGACTCTCGCCTGCCTGCTTCTGGCCATTTATGCGCTTTTTACCGTCCTGTTCTACGTCATTCACCTGCGACCTAAGCTCGGTGCCTTTGGCCATGATTCTTCTGAGGCTGAGGGCCGTGCGGACAGCCCTCTGGTGGAAGCCGAGCTGCAGCATGCCCTCGAGCAGTGGCAGTATACCTATGATGCCATCATCGATCCGGTCCTGATTCTTGATGCGGACCTCCATGTGGTCAGGGCCAACCAGGCCGCCCAGCAGCTGTTGTCGGTCAACGGCAGCCCGATCGAGGGGAAAAAATGTCATCAGTTGTTTGCCGGTTCCGAGGAAACATGCCCCTTTTGTCCGGTGCCGAGCGTGCGGATGGAGCGAAAATCCCAACAGCGCGAACAGAACTTCCGCTATCTCGGCCGCACCTTTTCGGTGAGTTGTTCGCCGCTTTTTGCCCGTGAAGAGATCGTTGGTTTTGTCTATTTCGCCAAGGACATCAGTGTGCAGCGCAATCTGGAAAAGCGTTTGGTCCATGCCCACAAGCTGGAGTCCATTGCCACCCTGGCCGGAGGCATCGCCCATGACTTCAACAATATCCTCGGGGCTATTCTCGGCAACGCCGATCTGCTGCTCTATCGCCTGCCCAGCCCGAAGCAGGATCGTTCGGCCAAGGAGCCTGTCGGTCCTGCAATCAGTTCAGAGGAGATCGGCGAACATATCCAGGCGATCCGTCGAGCCGGCACCCGTGCCAAGGAACTGGTCACCCAGATCCTTGCCTTCAGTCGCCAGTCAACCAACCAGCGGCGCAACCTGCTCATCGCACCGGTGGTGAAGGAGTCCTGCCGCCTGCTCAGGGCATCATTGCCGGCCACCATCGAGATGCGTGTTTCCGTGGCCGAGAACGTCGGCATGATTTACGCCGACCCCGGGCAGATCCAGCAGGTGGTGATGCATCTTTGCACCAACGCGGCGCAGGCCCTGAAACAGCAAACCGGCGTGATCGAGATTTCTCTCAGGGAAAGCGAGACCGGCAAGGCGGAGCAACTGCGCTATCACAATCTCGCGCCGGGCAAGTATGTGGTCCTGACCGTCAAGGACAATGGCCGGGGCATGCCTGCGGAAATGCTTGAGCGCATCTTCGATCCCTTTTTCACCACCAGGGAGGTGGGAGAAGGCTCGGGTATGGGCCTGGCCGTACTCCATGGGATCATCGTCTCCCATGACGGGGTGATCGACGTCTCTTCGGAGGTGGGCAAGGGCTCCGCCTTCACCGTCTTTTTCCCGCGCATCCATGATGAGGCCGAGGAGGACGTCGATGCGGCCACCGCCATGCCCAGGGGCACGGAAACCATCTTGTTTGTTGACGATGAGGAGGATATTGTTACCATGCGGACACGGATGCTCTCCTACCTGGGGTACCGTGTCCTGCCGGCAACCAGCCCGGAACAGGCGCTCAGCTATTTCAACAGCGGACAGGAACAGATCGATCTGGTGATCACCGATCACACCATGCCGCGCATGACCGGCCTGCAGCTGGCCACGGAGATTATGACCAACTTTCCCAATATTCCGATCATCCTCTGCTCCGGATACAGCGAGGCCGTGACCCTGGAGGAGGCGCTTGATGCGGGTGTCCGTCGTTTTCTGGCCAAGCCGGTCGATATGCGGCTTTTGGCCATTGCCATTCGGGAAATTTTGCCCAACCGCAATGGAGGAAACCTATGA
- a CDS encoding class I SAM-dependent methyltransferase, which produces MLSPLPLPALWAAPDIPPAQAEALAQQLGLVLVQTLPASGPILCLVEQRLEFRILGHPELTGGLWVEFDSTTARRRCGHTGSELLIQAAKVRREAHPLLIDATAGLGRDAFLLASHGFRVEMIEINPVVAALLADGLARAGRLPHLLPVTECLRLVSGNSLDILAHPSPLPDVIYLDPMFPQRSKSAKVKQNLRLLQLLDDHRVAPEALLETALAVGAKKVVVKRPLKGEHLAGRVPSYALKGKAIRFDVYVGPGKQQSPEHPGELPG; this is translated from the coding sequence ATGCTCTCCCCTCTTCCCCTGCCAGCCCTGTGGGCAGCACCGGACATACCGCCGGCCCAGGCCGAGGCGTTGGCCCAACAACTCGGGCTGGTCCTTGTGCAGACTCTGCCTGCAAGCGGGCCGATCCTCTGTCTTGTTGAGCAACGGCTGGAATTTCGCATCCTAGGACACCCCGAGTTGACAGGCGGGCTCTGGGTGGAGTTCGACTCCACCACCGCCAGACGTCGCTGCGGCCACACCGGCAGCGAACTGCTCATTCAGGCTGCAAAAGTGCGCAGGGAAGCCCATCCCCTGTTGATCGACGCCACCGCCGGACTGGGAAGGGACGCATTTCTCTTGGCAAGCCACGGCTTTCGGGTGGAGATGATCGAGATCAATCCCGTTGTCGCCGCCCTGCTTGCCGACGGGCTGGCCCGGGCTGGCCGCCTGCCGCATCTCCTGCCGGTGACCGAGTGCCTAAGGCTTGTTTCAGGCAACAGCCTCGACATCCTGGCACACCCATCTCCTCTTCCGGATGTGATCTACCTCGACCCGATGTTTCCCCAACGCAGCAAGAGCGCCAAGGTCAAGCAGAACCTGCGCCTGCTGCAGTTGCTGGATGATCACAGGGTTGCCCCTGAAGCCCTGCTCGAGACGGCCCTGGCGGTGGGCGCGAAAAAGGTGGTGGTCAAACGGCCGCTCAAGGGAGAACACCTCGCCGGCAGGGTGCCCTCCTACGCCCTCAAGGGCAAGGCGATCCGCTTTGATGTCTATGTCGGCCCCGGAAAACAGCAATCCCCTGAACACCCCGGAGAACTCCCGGGCTGA
- a CDS encoding DegT/DnrJ/EryC1/StrS family aminotransferase, giving the protein MPGFEIFGAEEKAQVMEVLDSGVLFRYEFAAQRNNVWKVLEFERAFAAYTGATHAQAVTSGSAALKVGLTALGIGAGDEVITQGFTFVATWEAILDCGAIPVFTEVDTTLNMDPSDLEKKITAKTKAIIPVHMMGAPARIKEIKAIADRHNIPVLEDTAQAAGCRLGGKHLGTFGAVGTFSFDSVKTMTTGEGGMCITSDPALWQRMSEYQDHGHDHVPNPGGRGGEGRPFIGFNFRMMEIQGAIGLAQLAKLDGMVAAQQKNKQFFQEAASVLPGVVFREILDAEGDSATFFSFLLPDRERAKAVNAVLREAGVGAISWSENGWHYYPNWEHLLEGKTPCANGWPFNAHGKRRVIYDPQALPNSAALLERTLTYQVPILLAEEQKTKIAAALKKAV; this is encoded by the coding sequence GTGCCTGGTTTTGAAATATTTGGTGCAGAGGAAAAGGCGCAGGTCATGGAAGTGCTCGACAGCGGTGTGCTGTTCCGCTACGAGTTTGCCGCCCAGCGCAACAACGTATGGAAGGTCCTCGAGTTTGAACGGGCCTTTGCCGCCTATACCGGCGCAACGCACGCCCAGGCGGTGACCTCGGGCTCCGCAGCCCTCAAGGTGGGCTTGACCGCCCTTGGCATCGGCGCCGGGGACGAGGTCATCACCCAGGGATTTACCTTTGTCGCCACCTGGGAGGCCATTCTTGATTGCGGCGCGATTCCGGTGTTTACCGAGGTCGATACGACCCTGAACATGGATCCCTCCGATCTGGAGAAAAAGATCACCGCCAAGACCAAGGCCATCATTCCGGTGCACATGATGGGTGCCCCGGCGCGGATAAAGGAGATCAAGGCCATTGCCGATCGCCACAACATTCCGGTCCTCGAGGACACGGCCCAGGCCGCCGGTTGTCGGTTGGGCGGCAAGCATCTGGGGACTTTCGGCGCGGTCGGAACCTTCTCCTTTGATTCGGTCAAGACCATGACCACCGGTGAGGGCGGCATGTGCATCACCAGCGATCCCGCCCTGTGGCAGCGGATGTCGGAATATCAGGATCATGGCCATGACCATGTACCGAATCCAGGCGGCCGCGGCGGCGAAGGTCGGCCCTTTATCGGCTTCAACTTTCGGATGATGGAGATTCAGGGTGCCATAGGTCTGGCGCAGCTGGCCAAACTCGACGGCATGGTTGCGGCCCAGCAGAAAAACAAACAGTTTTTCCAGGAGGCGGCCAGCGTACTTCCTGGCGTGGTTTTCCGCGAGATCCTCGATGCCGAGGGCGATTCCGCCACCTTCTTCTCCTTTCTCCTGCCGGACCGGGAGCGTGCCAAGGCGGTGAATGCGGTCCTGCGCGAGGCCGGTGTCGGGGCAATCAGCTGGAGCGAGAACGGCTGGCACTACTACCCCAACTGGGAGCATCTGCTCGAGGGGAAAACCCCCTGTGCCAACGGCTGGCCGTTCAATGCCCACGGCAAGCGGCGGGTGATCTACGATCCCCAGGCCCTGCCCAACTCCGCAGCCCTCCTTGAGCGGACCCTGACCTATCAGGTGCCGATTCTCCTGGCTGAGGAGCAGAAAACCAAGATCGCCGCCGCGTTGAAAAAAGCTGTCTGA
- a CDS encoding response regulator — protein MTDIHVLVVDNSPVIRRVLSYVLEGEGCVVDAAEDGLEALDCIRRRRPDIIFTDLIMPKIDGEKLGYIIRNTPELKDIFLVVLSGVALEDNDSTLRIGADVCIAKGTVTTMKVHIKAALERYRNNERGASHTIEGLEGLYPREVTAELLVSKKHRDVVLARMTEGVVELNHQGRIVMANTAALGIFERPEAQVLGASLPQLLPEEFGQRIEAWMTRIQTSGEYEPLVFTYDEPLQMGERQLVCNLVPVPEDEVFFVIGILQDVSRRKALELRQRQLEKELQRIRKLDAMSMMASGIAHDFNNLLTIISGNLEMARYVSRDENVNQLLAESAKALTLTTQLIRQFTTFSDNYLPQKSQVQLPGLIDEILTNALESTDITFQLESSSMDLGITLDPNLIRQVFTNLVNNAIDAMGNEGSVVVRIDQVEGVDEAAQTGQPIPAGKLARIAFHDSGPGIAPTIVDQVFDPYFSTKQKGAQKGMGLGLTIVHSIVKKHGGLVWIDSSEGKGCKVLLYFPLQEQGAVSDEIKTAPGRGRRVLVMDDEEMMRLINRKMFEHYGCTVTVATTGEEAVKCYQQQLDVGKPFDLCLLDLRVHGGMGGLEAAREIVALDREARLIAVSGDPASEEMQHYGNYRFIAALAKPFSIDAVEDIVRRFF, from the coding sequence ATGACTGATATTCACGTACTTGTTGTTGACAACTCCCCGGTTATTCGCCGCGTCCTCAGTTACGTCCTTGAGGGGGAAGGCTGTGTGGTCGATGCGGCCGAGGACGGCCTTGAGGCGCTGGACTGCATTCGCCGGCGGAGGCCGGACATCATCTTCACCGATTTGATCATGCCCAAGATCGACGGGGAAAAATTGGGTTATATCATCCGCAATACTCCGGAGTTGAAGGATATTTTTCTGGTGGTGCTCTCCGGTGTCGCCCTGGAGGACAACGACTCCACCCTGCGTATCGGCGCCGACGTCTGTATTGCCAAGGGCACGGTCACGACCATGAAGGTCCATATCAAGGCCGCCCTGGAGCGGTACCGCAACAACGAGCGCGGTGCCAGCCATACGATCGAGGGGCTCGAGGGGTTGTATCCCCGGGAAGTTACCGCCGAACTGCTGGTGAGCAAAAAGCACCGTGACGTGGTGCTGGCCCGCATGACCGAAGGCGTGGTCGAGCTCAATCACCAGGGGCGGATCGTCATGGCCAACACGGCTGCCCTGGGTATCTTTGAGCGACCGGAGGCGCAGGTGCTGGGGGCCTCCCTGCCCCAGCTGCTCCCGGAGGAGTTCGGACAACGGATCGAAGCCTGGATGACGCGGATTCAAACTTCAGGCGAGTACGAACCCCTGGTGTTCACCTATGACGAACCCCTGCAGATGGGTGAGCGGCAGCTGGTGTGCAATCTGGTGCCGGTGCCGGAAGACGAGGTCTTTTTCGTTATCGGCATCCTCCAGGATGTCAGTCGCCGTAAGGCCCTGGAGCTGCGGCAGCGGCAGCTGGAAAAGGAACTGCAGCGTATCCGCAAACTGGACGCCATGTCGATGATGGCCAGCGGCATTGCCCATGATTTCAACAATCTCTTGACCATCATCAGCGGCAATCTCGAGATGGCCCGCTATGTCAGCCGCGATGAGAACGTCAATCAGCTGTTGGCCGAATCTGCCAAGGCGCTGACCCTGACCACCCAGTTGATCCGGCAGTTCACCACCTTTTCCGATAACTATCTGCCGCAGAAATCCCAGGTGCAGCTGCCAGGGCTGATCGATGAAATTTTGACCAATGCCCTGGAGAGCACCGATATCACCTTTCAACTGGAGAGCTCCAGTATGGATCTTGGGATCACCCTGGATCCGAATCTCATCCGTCAGGTCTTTACCAACCTGGTCAACAATGCCATCGACGCCATGGGCAATGAGGGGAGCGTTGTGGTCCGCATCGATCAGGTCGAGGGTGTCGACGAGGCGGCCCAGACCGGCCAACCTATCCCGGCCGGTAAACTTGCCCGAATCGCCTTTCACGACTCCGGGCCGGGCATCGCGCCCACCATTGTCGATCAGGTCTTTGATCCGTATTTTTCCACCAAACAGAAAGGGGCGCAGAAAGGGATGGGCCTGGGCCTGACCATTGTCCATTCCATCGTCAAGAAACATGGCGGCCTAGTCTGGATCGACTCGTCGGAAGGGAAGGGGTGCAAGGTGCTGCTCTACTTTCCCCTGCAGGAGCAGGGGGCTGTCAGCGACGAGATCAAAACCGCGCCCGGCCGTGGCCGACGGGTTCTGGTGATGGATGACGAGGAGATGATGCGCCTGATCAATCGCAAGATGTTTGAGCATTACGGCTGTACGGTCACCGTGGCCACCACGGGTGAGGAAGCGGTCAAATGCTATCAACAGCAGTTGGATGTGGGCAAGCCCTTTGACCTCTGTCTGCTCGATCTTCGCGTTCATGGCGGCATGGGCGGTTTGGAGGCAGCCCGGGAAATAGTGGCCCTGGATCGAGAGGCCAGATTGATCGCGGTCAGCGGTGATCCCGCTTCGGAGGAGATGCAGCATTACGGCAACTATCGCTTCATTGCCGCCCTGGCCAAACCGTTTTCCATCGATGCGGTGGAGGACATTGTCCGCCGCTTTTTTTAA
- the kdsB gene encoding 3-deoxy-manno-octulosonate cytidylyltransferase has protein sequence MSTSTPNVIAIIPARYHSNRFEGKPLALIQGKPMIQHVVERAQRVDLLSQVVVATDDERIAKVVEGFGGSWVMTRRDHATGTDRLAEAAGLLKISDQDVIVNIQGDQPMFPGEIVEQVARPLIDDPSLPMSTLIYRIVRPEEIPDPNHVKTVFDCHGNALYFSRAPIPFQRDPEESEAPTYYKHLGFYAYRKGFLMTFVGLPEGQWERFEKLEQLRALEFGYTIRVVLTDHDSAEVDTPKDLLRVEELLNSGH, from the coding sequence ATGAGTACCTCGACACCCAACGTTATCGCCATTATTCCCGCCCGATATCACTCCAATCGCTTTGAGGGTAAACCCTTGGCCCTGATCCAGGGTAAACCCATGATTCAGCACGTGGTTGAGCGTGCCCAGCGGGTTGATCTGCTTTCCCAGGTGGTCGTTGCCACCGATGATGAACGCATTGCCAAGGTCGTCGAAGGGTTTGGCGGATCCTGGGTCATGACCCGTCGCGACCATGCCACCGGCACCGACCGCCTGGCCGAAGCCGCCGGCTTGCTGAAGATTTCCGATCAGGATGTGATCGTCAACATTCAGGGGGATCAGCCCATGTTTCCCGGCGAGATCGTCGAGCAGGTGGCACGTCCTTTGATCGACGATCCCTCCCTGCCCATGTCGACCCTCATCTACCGGATTGTGCGGCCGGAGGAGATTCCCGACCCCAACCATGTCAAGACCGTGTTCGACTGCCACGGCAATGCCCTGTATTTCTCCCGCGCACCGATTCCCTTTCAGCGCGATCCCGAGGAGAGCGAGGCTCCGACCTATTACAAACACCTGGGATTCTACGCCTACCGCAAAGGGTTTTTGATGACCTTTGTCGGCCTGCCCGAAGGACAATGGGAGCGGTTTGAGAAACTTGAGCAGCTGCGCGCCCTGGAATTCGGCTATACCATCCGCGTGGTCCTGACCGATCATGACTCGGCAGAGGTCGATACCCCCAAAGACCTGCTGCGGGTCGAAGAACTGCTGAACTCGGGCCACTGA
- a CDS encoding gluconeogenesis factor YvcK family protein, producing MAGAQQLKSQLQFLTSQGFSVLDVLPESSLAEKVTSIVLESTADFSPAITALFSKLKRQVDELDTRGTRVVVFGGGTGLSNIVGGDSRRLDWARRPFTGLKELFPQLASVVCVTDDGGSTGELQKDLPLVALGDLRHVLVSSIRQENLRRSYGLDRVGARRCAAAVHAIFNYRFISRPESAMQLLRDTGGKAADLPAELGTQLSALIERIFADVRLQPTLNRPQCLGNLLIAAAIYRQLDPGLSAEDLLASHQVVRTATIRGLGELSLALGVPQNSVLPSTTTLAQLQMLYSNGVLITSEDKSSKARRGYAVDRVVVQFNRTPFLQPEVVQLVQQADIILFAPGSLYTSIIPILQVPGLAETIRQNTNALKVLVANIWVQKGETDVARDAPDRKFYVSDLIRAYHRNIPGGVDALFSHVITLDLTDIPGSILQRYALEEKEPIYIDRNRIRALGFASVEARVFAEDQLRHRGAIQHDPDALARTVKALWALHHAGWLQTPSCRESLPRADFIARTTLPTRIPPCHRYAKIRSQLGYCSTEQLQAGSLLIVRMNEIERRWLLDRVLEILWLHPDISLEHLQFVRGITLVEPEAWKRCQEWDNIYSFYDPHDQRIKIRQDQAESFHRFEMVFLVALGQSLLGNYALNKQIEEVYCDQAVVGRVYKLRIREQEQLLSYLSPGDLDIYLQLSRMHRQPEQERLYTRVINPREGFTPPGLFFGLFYAWYLDNRFAANIEYKMSIMRNTISDLIPEQIRIVDRRRKTIDFFRERIFRQHSPELSGKIK from the coding sequence ATGGCCGGAGCGCAACAGCTGAAGTCGCAACTGCAGTTTCTCACCTCCCAGGGATTTTCCGTGCTCGATGTCTTGCCGGAATCAAGCCTGGCGGAGAAGGTGACCTCCATTGTCCTGGAGAGCACCGCAGACTTTTCGCCGGCGATTACGGCACTGTTCTCCAAGCTCAAACGCCAGGTCGACGAGCTCGATACCCGTGGTACGCGGGTGGTGGTTTTTGGGGGAGGGACCGGACTGTCGAATATCGTCGGCGGTGATTCCAGACGGCTTGATTGGGCGCGCAGACCCTTTACCGGTCTCAAGGAACTCTTTCCCCAGCTGGCCTCCGTGGTCTGCGTCACCGATGACGGCGGCTCCACCGGCGAGCTGCAAAAGGATCTGCCCCTGGTTGCCCTGGGAGACCTGCGTCACGTGCTGGTGTCCTCGATCCGCCAGGAAAACCTGCGGCGCAGCTATGGGCTCGATCGCGTTGGTGCCAGGCGGTGCGCGGCGGCTGTGCATGCGATTTTTAATTACCGTTTCATTTCCCGTCCCGAGTCAGCCATGCAGTTGCTGCGGGACACCGGGGGCAAAGCGGCCGATCTGCCCGCGGAGCTGGGCACGCAGCTCTCGGCGCTGATCGAACGGATCTTCGCCGATGTTCGCCTCCAGCCCACCCTGAACCGGCCGCAATGCCTGGGAAATCTGCTGATCGCGGCCGCAATCTACAGGCAGCTTGATCCCGGCTTGAGTGCGGAGGACCTGCTTGCCTCGCACCAGGTGGTGCGAACCGCCACCATTCGCGGCCTTGGCGAACTCTCCCTCGCCCTTGGCGTGCCGCAGAATTCGGTGTTGCCCTCGACCACCACCCTGGCTCAACTGCAGATGCTCTACAGCAACGGGGTGCTGATCACCAGCGAAGACAAATCGAGCAAAGCCCGGCGCGGATATGCGGTGGATCGGGTCGTGGTCCAGTTCAACCGGACGCCCTTTCTCCAGCCGGAAGTGGTGCAACTGGTACAGCAGGCCGATATCATCCTCTTTGCCCCGGGTAGTCTCTATACCTCCATCATCCCGATCCTGCAGGTGCCGGGGCTGGCAGAGACCATTCGTCAAAACACCAACGCGCTCAAGGTGCTGGTCGCCAATATCTGGGTGCAGAAGGGGGAAACCGACGTCGCCCGCGACGCCCCGGATCGCAAGTTTTACGTCTCCGACCTTATTCGCGCCTATCATCGCAATATTCCCGGCGGGGTGGATGCGCTCTTTTCCCATGTCATTACCCTGGACCTGACCGATATCCCCGGTTCGATCCTGCAGCGCTATGCCCTGGAGGAAAAAGAACCCATCTACATCGATCGAAACCGGATCCGGGCGCTTGGCTTCGCCTCGGTCGAGGCCCGGGTTTTTGCCGAGGATCAGTTGCGTCACCGGGGCGCCATTCAGCACGACCCCGATGCCCTGGCACGTACGGTCAAGGCTCTGTGGGCCCTGCACCATGCCGGTTGGCTGCAGACCCCCTCCTGCAGGGAGTCTCTACCCAGGGCTGATTTCATCGCACGGACAACCTTGCCGACGCGGATTCCCCCCTGCCATCGCTATGCAAAGATCCGTTCGCAGCTCGGGTACTGCAGCACAGAACAGCTGCAGGCCGGCTCCCTGCTGATAGTTAGGATGAACGAGATCGAGCGCAGGTGGCTTCTGGACCGGGTCCTGGAGATTCTCTGGCTGCATCCCGACATCTCTCTGGAGCATCTCCAGTTCGTCCGCGGGATCACCCTGGTGGAACCGGAGGCCTGGAAGCGCTGCCAGGAGTGGGATAACATCTACTCCTTCTACGATCCCCATGATCAGCGGATAAAGATTCGTCAGGATCAGGCTGAGAGTTTTCACCGTTTTGAAATGGTCTTCCTCGTGGCCCTTGGTCAGTCGCTTTTGGGCAACTATGCGCTCAACAAGCAGATCGAAGAGGTGTACTGCGATCAGGCCGTAGTCGGCAGGGTCTATAAGCTCCGAATCCGTGAACAGGAGCAGCTGCTGAGTTATCTGTCGCCGGGGGACTTGGACATCTATCTTCAGCTCTCGCGCATGCACCGGCAACCCGAGCAGGAGCGGCTCTACACCCGGGTCATCAATCCCAGGGAAGGATTCACCCCGCCCGGACTGTTTTTTGGACTTTTTTACGCCTGGTATCTGGACAACAGGTTTGCAGCCAACATAGAATATAAAATGTCCATCATGAGAAATACCATCTCTGATTTAATTCCTGAACAGATACGGATAGTTGATCGACGCCGGAAAACGATCGACTTTTTCCGTGAACGTATTTTCAGACAACACTCTCCCGAACTTTCCGGAAAGATAAAGTGA